The Salvelinus sp. IW2-2015 unplaced genomic scaffold, ASM291031v2 Un_scaffold3351, whole genome shotgun sequence genomic sequence GGTTTACTTTACTAAACCACCTGTCTGCGTTgccatgacgtggccctttcggTGTATATACTAAACAATATTTCCATATTTTTGAGAACGTGGGAATAGTCCGTGGGTACCTAAAGACCAATCACGTCGAGTTTGTTCATTTGGTGACCTCCTGAAAGACAGGAGACCCACATGACTGTATCTCTGTGTACACTTCTCAGATGTACGTCTAGATGTTGGATAAAATgagtaaatatgaaactatttgtgaaaagatttaatgtgatgttagccttctaaatgagagtattgATTTTCATATAAAAAGTTTAACGAGTCAGTGGCCAGACATTACATCAGGCGTCATGAAATCGCCCCTTCTTCCATTGAGTATAAAACCACGTCCTACAAAATGTTACATTAAGTCAAGAACGCCGGGACGGAGTCCCCACGTTGAATTATGGCTACAACTCTATAAGGCCCTTAAAACAGGAAGGGGTAGCTACATgtgaaatggttaagaactacaactctataGGCCCTTAAAACAGGAAGGGGTAGCTACATgtgaaatggttaagaactacaactctataGGCCCTTAAAACAGGAAGGGGTAGCTACATgtgaaatggttaagaactacaactctataGGCCCTTAAAACAGGAAGGGGTAGCTACATgtgaaatggttaagaactacaactctataGGCCCTTACATCAGAAACAGGAAGGGGAGCTACATGTGAAATagttaagaactacaactctataGGCCGAGGAGACCATACAGCGTTGGCCACACGGCTAGAAATGATTCAACTCTAAAAACATTTCCACCGAAGGAACAAATGTTAGACGAGGTCTTttcagtctgcagctggaaaTGTACGTAACCTTGGACGAAGAATACAGACAACCTCCGAAAACACCTATTCTATGCGACAACATGGCGTacgcctgacgtatccattaGGAACGCAACCCGAGACTTTTCTGTTGACTCTCTCCATCAGACGGACCGGAGACCACAGAGAGACAAGACACTCGGAAATAtgtaaatacaatttattttcaaaGTACTAGCAATTTCTATGAGTCTCCCGCTCTTGAGCGGTCcccaccccctttcctttgtctaccaagctgtcATACCGGTTTCGTCCACTAGGGACTTGTTTAGTACCCAATGTATAActaattgtgtgtgttgtgtgttgatgtaattctgtgattgattaatgagttagtaaataaataattaagacaatttGTATATCGCCGATTCATGATtctatgctagggttcgtgcagatatgaaaatatcttaaCAGTTATTGAAAGGTTGAAACTTTTTATAtgttcccgtggtgccccgacttcctagttaatttaaagttacatgattagtttagtCGCATAATTAAATTACACAGAGAATCGATAatatacagtcttcacatttaatgatagtcaacgACACGACAGTATCTAGAGCCAACTTTACAACGGCGGAAAGCCATCATCTATGTCATGGTAACAAAGCGTTcaattctattataaaggctgatgcaggtaacaagcgttctattattaaaggctgtcatggtaacaagcgttctattaatAAGGCTGTCATTGGCTAAACAAGCGTctcgttctattataaaggctgtcatggtaacaagcgttctattataaaggctgtcatggtaacaagcgttctattataaaggctgtcatggtaactgtaatatcagtgtattgtttttttctgaagacttgagtgtcatttgcagtaaagtttaggcaacaaataacattggattgtttTCTTTACATGTTTTAGCTGTGAGTTCGGTTCACATGAACCACTTTTTATttcacacagagactgatcatgttgatcatattttgttgtttaattagttaaaacctgcatttcccctcTAGCAGGGATTTATTACATGTttcagtacaacaacaacaaagtgtcTCCTTTTAGGGCCCTCAGCAGTTTGCATCCCTGGACAGTAGAAAGTAGTTAACTGTAAAAACAACATATCTAAAAAGCTATCCTGTGTAGCAGCCTATCTATCCTCTAGCcaggtcccagacctgctggTGCTGCTACCATGATGGCACCCAGGTTATAGATCCTTCAGTGGAACTCTGTCCTCCCTGTCGACGTACACCAAGCCATGGTCTCCGTAGGCGTCGTAGTTCTCATAGAAGTTGTGTTTGAGCCAGGCAGGCTGGTAGGAGGTGGTGCTGTAGAAGAAGGCCTCCATCATGCTGCCTGggctcctctctgtcccctccaccTTCCAGTCCTCCAGCTCTATCTGAACGGAGGTGCGTTGGTACATGGTGGGGCAGCCCTCGAAGGCGTCTAGGAAGCTCAGCATGGTGTCATCCACCCTGTACACCTCCCCCTGGACCCTGTGACCTTCCCCGGGGCGGTTCAGCAGGTAGGGGATGTTGTACTTCCCAGCGATCACCAGCGGGTAGACGTCTACGGTGCGGGCGTGACCACAGAACTCTGCTTTCCCGTTCCCTTGGTCCGGCAGCATCCTGAAGGAGTTGGGCTGACCCTTCTTCAGAGTCCCATAGACAAAGATATAAGTCATCTGGACCGGCGGGAGGTAGATCTGGAAACAGGACAAACATGGAACACAGTTAAATGGAGAGTTGATACACTCATGTCTGGACCTCTAAATGATGTGGACCACCGGAGGCTGCTGACTGGAGGACGGGCTCagagtaatggctggaatggagtggatGGAATGGAAACACATGAAAACAGCGTTCTGATTGGAtaggaactggctgtatggaaagttactgagtcagacaaggggaaggatggataggaactggctgtattgaaagttactgagtcagacaaggatggataggaactggcTGTATGAATCTGAGTCAGACAAGGgaaggatggataggaactggctgtatggaaagatactgagtcagaaagggaaggatggataggaactggctgtatggaaagaTACTAGTCGAGAcaaggatggataggaactggctgtatggaaagatactgagtcagacaaggatggataggaactggctgtatggaagatactgagtcagacaaggggaaggatggataggaactggctgtatggaaagatactgagtcagacaaaggggaaggatggataggaactggctgtatggaaagatactgagtcagacaaggatggataggaactggctgtatggaaagatactgagtcagacaaggatggatagaactggctgtatggaaagatactgagtcagacaaggaagggatggataggaactggctgtatggaaagttactgagtcagacaaggatggataggaactggctgtatggaaagatattgagtcagacaaggatggataggaactggctgtatggaaaagatactgagtcagacaaggatggataggaactggctgtatggaaagatactgagtcagacaaggCGGAAGGATGGACaggaactggctgtatggaaagaactgagtcagacaaggatggataggaactggctgtatggaaagatactgagtcagacaaggatggataggaactggctgtatggaaagatactgagtcagacaaggatggataggaactggctgtatggaaagatacgagtcagacaaggatggataggaactggctgtatggaaagatactgagtcagacaaggatggataggaactggctgtatggaagatactgagtcagacaaggGTGGATAGggaactggctgtatggaaagatactgagtcagacaaggatggataggaactggctgtatggaaagaTACTGAGTCAGAACAAGGgaaggatggataggaactgtctgtatgaaagatactgagtcagacaaggatGGATTAGGAACTGCTGTATGGAAAGATACTGAGTCAGACGAGGGgaaggatggataggaactgTCTGTATGGAAAATACTGAGTCAGACAAGGGgaaggatggataggaactgtctgtatggaaagatactgagtcagacaaggggaggatggatggaaaaCTGGCTGTATGGAAATTACTGAGTCAGACGAGGGGAAGATGGAtaggaactggctgtatggaaagatactgagtcagacaaggggaaggatggataggaactgtctgtatggaaagatactgagtcagacaagggaagatggataggaactggctgtatggaaagatactgagtcagacgagggaaggatggataggaactgtctgtatggaaagatactgagtcagacaagggaaggatggataggaactggctgtatggaaagttactgagtcaGACGAGGGgaaggatggataggaactggctgtatggaaagatactgagtcagacaagggaaggatggataggaactgTCTGTATGGAAAGATACGAGTCAGACAAGGGgaaggatggataggaactggctgtatggaaagttactgagtcagacaaggatGGATAGGATCTGGctgtatggaaagttactgatCAGACAAGgaaggatggataggaactggctgtatggaaagatactgagtcagacaaggatggataggaactggccgtatggaaagttactgagtcagacgagggaaggatggataggaactggctgtatggaaagatactgagtcagacaaggggaaggatggataggaactggctgtatggaaagatactgagtcagacaaggggaaggatggataggaactgactgtatggaaagatactgagtcagacaaggatggataggaactggctgtatggaaagatactgagtcagacaaggatGGATAGGATCTGGCTGTATGGAAgatactgagtcagacaaggatggataggaactggctgtatggaaagatactgagtcagacaaggatggataggaactggctgtatggaaagatactgagtcagacaaggatggataggaactggccgtatggaaagttactgagtcagacaaggggaaggatggataggaactcgctgtatggaaagttactgagtcagacaaggggaaggatggataggaactggctgtatggaaagttactgagtcagacaaggggaaggatggataggaactggctgtatggaaagttactgagtcagacaaggggaaggatggataggaactggctgtatggaaagttactgagtcagacaaggggaaggatggataggaactggctgtatggaagatactgagtcagacaaggatggataggaactggctgtatggaaagttactgagtcagacaaggggaaggatggataggaactggcTGTGTGGAAAGTTACTGAGTCAGACAAGGGGAAGGATGGATAAAACTGGCTGTATGAAAGTTACTGAGTCAGACAAGGGgaaggatggataggaactggctgtatggaaagatactgagtcagacaaggatggataggaactggctgtatggaaagatactgagtcagacaaggatggataggaactggctgtatggaaagatactgagtcagacaaggatggataggaactggctgtatggaaagatactgagtcagacaaggatggataggaactggctgtatggaaagatactgagtcagacaaggatggataggaactggctgtatggaaagatactgagtcagacaaggatggataggaactggctgtatggaaagatactgagtcagacaaggatggataggaactggcTGGATGGAAgatactgagtcagacaaggatgataggaactggctgtatggaaagatactgagtcagacaaggggaaggatggataggaactggctgtatggaaagatactgagtcagacaaggatggataggaactggctgtatggaagaatactgagtcagacaaggatggataggaactggctgtatggaaagttactgagtcagacaaggatggataggaactggctgtatggaaagatactgagtcagacaaggggaaggatggataggaactggctgtatggaaagttactgagtcagacaaggggaaggatggataggaactggctgtatggaaagatactgagtcagacaaggatggataggaactggccgtatggaaagttactgagtcaGACGAGGGgaaggatggataggaactggctgtatggaaagTATACTGAGTCAGACAAGGGGAAGATGGATAGAaactggctgtatggaaagatactgagtcagacaaggggaaggatggataggaactgactgtatggaaagatactgagtcagacaaggatggataggaactggctgtatggaaagatactgagtcagacaaggatggataggaactggctgtatggaaatatactgagtcagacaaggatggataggaactggctgtatggaagatactgagtcagacaaggatggataggaactggctgtatggaaatatactgagtcagacaaggatggataggaactggctgtatggaaagatactgagtcagacaaggatggataggaactggccgtatggaaagttactgagtcagacgagggaaggatggataggaactggctgtatggaaagatactgagtcagacaaggggaaggatggataggaactggctgtatggaaagatactgagtcagacaaggggaaggatggataggaactgactgtatggaaagatactgagtcagacaaggatggataggaactggctgtatggaaagatactgagtcagacaaggatggataggatctggctgtatggaaagatactgagtcagacaaggatggataggaactggctgtatggaaagatactgagtcagacaaggatggatagaactggctgtatggaaagatactgagtcagacaaggatggataggaactggccgtatggaaagttactgagtcagacaaggggaaggatggataggaactcgctgtatggaa encodes the following:
- the LOC112075708 gene encoding gamma-glutamylaminecyclotransferase, whose translation is MRGFRGAALLTSLLIYLPPVQMTYIFVYGTLKKGQPNSFRMLPDQGNGKAEFCGHARTVDVYPLVIAGKYNIPYLLNRPGEGHRVQGEVYRVDDTMLSFLDAFEGCPTMYQRTSVQIELEDWKVEGTERSPGSMMEAFFYSTTSYQPAWLKHNFYENYDAYGDHGLVYVDREDRVPLKDL